In Phaeobacter porticola, one DNA window encodes the following:
- a CDS encoding ornithine cyclodeaminase, with product MTQPSDKALVPFVSVDNMMRLIHHVGIDTVMKDLATYIEEDFKRWELFDKTPRVASHSDVGVIELMPTSDGEAYGFKYVNGHPKNTSEGLQTVTAFGLLADVYTGYPVLLTEMTILTALRTAATSAMVAKHLAPKGATTMAMIGNGAQSEFQSLAMQAICGLKSVRLYDVDPAATAKCAANLKNSGLDVVACKTPEEAIEGAQILTTCTADKQCATILTDNMVGSGVHINAIGGDCPGKTELAPGILTRSDVFVEFPPQTRVEGEIQQMPEDFEVTELWQVILGQKPGRRDDKQITLFDSVGFAIEDFSALRYIRDRIKDTDFFLELDMLADPDDPRDLFGMVQRAKG from the coding sequence ATGACCCAACCCTCGGACAAGGCACTTGTGCCTTTTGTCAGCGTCGACAATATGATGCGCCTCATTCATCATGTTGGAATTGACACGGTGATGAAGGATCTGGCCACCTATATCGAAGAAGATTTCAAACGCTGGGAGCTGTTTGACAAGACACCGCGCGTGGCCAGCCATTCCGACGTCGGTGTGATTGAGTTGATGCCAACCTCCGACGGCGAGGCTTATGGCTTTAAATATGTAAACGGCCATCCGAAGAACACCTCTGAGGGGCTGCAGACTGTCACCGCCTTTGGCCTCTTGGCGGATGTCTATACCGGCTATCCGGTCCTGCTGACCGAAATGACCATCCTGACCGCGCTGCGCACCGCTGCAACCTCAGCCATGGTGGCAAAGCATCTGGCCCCCAAAGGCGCGACAACGATGGCGATGATCGGCAATGGCGCGCAGTCGGAGTTCCAGTCACTAGCGATGCAGGCGATCTGTGGGCTGAAATCCGTGCGGCTTTATGATGTTGATCCGGCAGCGACCGCCAAATGCGCAGCGAACCTGAAAAACAGCGGGCTGGACGTTGTGGCTTGCAAGACGCCGGAAGAGGCCATTGAGGGCGCTCAGATTCTGACCACCTGCACTGCCGACAAACAATGCGCCACGATCCTGACCGACAATATGGTCGGCAGCGGTGTCCACATCAACGCCATCGGCGGCGATTGCCCCGGCAAGACCGAATTGGCCCCCGGCATCCTGACGCGCTCGGATGTGTTTGTTGAGTTTCCGCCCCAAACCCGTGTCGAGGGCGAAATCCAGCAGATGCCTGAGGATTTTGAAGTCACCGAACTGTGGCAGGTGATCCTGGGCCAGAAGCCCGGTCGCCGCGATGACAAGCAGATCACCTTGTTCGACAGCGTTGGTTTCGCGATCGAGGATTTCTCGGCCCTGCGCTACATCCGCGACCGGATCAAGGATACGGATTTCTTCCTTGAGTTGGATATGTTGGCCGACCCTGACGATCCGCGCGATCTCTTTGGCATGGTACAACGCGCTAAGGGCTGA
- a CDS encoding HNH endonuclease, with protein sequence MTVAVGNLRTLILNADMQPLSWAPLSVCNWQDAFVAVHQERVIQVKTYDDVAVHSASDTFEVPAVVALKRYRKRKKVAFTRYNVFLRDEFCCQYCGNRFAAKDLTFDHVIPRSKGGASSWTNIVACCSADNLRKGNLKPQQVGLKLRRKPFAPSPHELDAIARRLPRPKPELHQTWMDFLYWDSELDS encoded by the coding sequence ATGACCGTCGCCGTTGGTAATCTCAGAACTTTGATTCTGAACGCAGATATGCAGCCGCTCAGCTGGGCACCGCTGTCAGTCTGCAATTGGCAGGATGCGTTTGTTGCCGTCCATCAGGAACGGGTCATACAGGTCAAGACCTATGACGATGTCGCGGTGCATTCGGCCTCGGACACCTTCGAAGTGCCCGCTGTTGTTGCGCTCAAACGCTATCGTAAGCGCAAGAAGGTGGCCTTCACCCGTTACAATGTGTTTCTGCGTGATGAATTTTGCTGTCAGTACTGCGGCAATCGTTTCGCGGCAAAGGATCTGACATTTGACCATGTCATTCCCCGCAGCAAAGGCGGTGCATCTTCCTGGACGAATATCGTGGCCTGTTGCAGCGCCGACAACCTGCGTAAGGGCAACCTGAAGCCACAGCAGGTCGGGTTGAAACTGCGCCGCAAACCCTTTGCCCCCAGTCCGCATGAGCTGGACGCCATTGCCCGGCGCCTGCCGCGCCCCAAACCAGAGCTGCACCAGACCTGGATGGACTTTCTCTATTGGGACAGCGAATTGGACAGCTGA
- a CDS encoding pseudouridine synthase, with translation MTRLIRFNKPFDVLPQFTDRGSEGSPRATLSDWINLPDVYPAGRLDRDSEGLMLLTDHGRLQAWISDPQHKMPKTYWVQVEGTPDAAAIQALADGVELKDGLTRPAKAALMDEPDGIWARNPPIRVRKSVPDSWIALTIREGRNRQVRRMTAAVGHPTLRLIRAAIGIWTLDGLSPGSWEDLEVPNIPGPPKPKPAPNRQAIARRKAAASTPGRPEPNARAKPRKPRKPRKG, from the coding sequence ATGACCAGATTGATCCGTTTCAATAAGCCCTTTGATGTCTTGCCGCAATTCACCGACCGCGGCAGCGAAGGCAGCCCGCGCGCCACGCTGAGTGACTGGATTAACCTGCCTGATGTCTATCCCGCCGGTCGACTGGATCGTGATAGCGAAGGGCTGATGCTGTTGACCGATCATGGGCGATTGCAGGCGTGGATTTCGGACCCGCAGCATAAGATGCCAAAAACCTATTGGGTACAGGTCGAGGGCACACCGGATGCCGCCGCCATTCAGGCTCTGGCCGACGGCGTAGAGCTGAAGGACGGGCTGACCCGCCCAGCCAAGGCGGCATTGATGGATGAACCCGACGGGATCTGGGCGCGCAATCCGCCCATCCGTGTGCGCAAATCCGTCCCTGATAGCTGGATCGCGCTGACCATCCGCGAAGGCCGCAACCGCCAGGTGCGGCGGATGACAGCCGCTGTCGGCCACCCGACCTTACGTCTGATCCGCGCTGCGATTGGGATCTGGACGCTTGATGGCTTGTCCCCCGGCAGTTGGGAGGATCTGGAGGTGCCGAACATTCCCGGACCGCCCAAACCCAAACCCGCGCCAAATCGACAGGCCATCGCCCGGCGCAAGGCTGCCGCGTCAACGCCCGGTCGCCCGGAACCGAATGCGAGAGCAAAGCCGCGAAAACCAAGAAAGCCGCGCAAGGGCTAA
- a CDS encoding alpha/beta hydrolase has translation MTRVLSAERKAPLSGQTRSVVVFLHGYGANGADLLGLADPLGEHLPDTLFVAPDAPESCAGAPFGFQWFPIPWIDGSSEEESMRGMMASIEDLNAFLDALMVDEDVLPEQVVLFGFSQGTMMSLHVAPRREDAVAGIVAFSGRLLSPETLKDEVISKMPVLLVHGDADDVVPPQSLPEAAEALGEAGFQDVFAHIMKGTGHGIAPDGLSVALAFMRDKLSL, from the coding sequence ATGACACGAGTTTTATCAGCCGAGCGCAAGGCGCCTTTGTCGGGGCAGACCCGATCCGTGGTGGTGTTTCTGCATGGCTATGGGGCCAATGGCGCCGACCTGCTGGGACTGGCTGACCCCTTGGGCGAACATCTGCCCGACACCTTGTTTGTTGCACCAGATGCTCCGGAAAGCTGCGCAGGCGCGCCTTTTGGTTTCCAGTGGTTTCCGATCCCCTGGATCGACGGCTCTTCGGAAGAGGAATCCATGCGCGGGATGATGGCCTCAATCGAGGATCTGAACGCCTTTCTGGATGCGCTGATGGTGGATGAGGACGTGCTGCCCGAGCAGGTGGTGCTGTTTGGATTCTCGCAAGGCACAATGATGAGCCTGCATGTGGCCCCCCGCCGCGAGGATGCGGTGGCGGGGATCGTCGCCTTTTCCGGTCGCCTGCTGTCGCCGGAAACGCTGAAGGACGAGGTCATCTCAAAAATGCCGGTGCTGCTGGTGCATGGCGACGCTGACGATGTGGTGCCGCCACAATCACTGCCCGAGGCTGCCGAGGCGCTGGGAGAGGCCGGGTTCCAGGATGTCTTTGCCCATATCATGAAGGGCACAGGTCACGGCATTGCCCCCGATGGGTTGAGCGTGGCGCTGGCCTTCATGCGCGACAAGCTGAGCCTCTGA
- a CDS encoding DNA-3-methyladenine glycosylase family protein, which yields MTGSKNPDAAGAFNVGRIITSDACVREGAAWLADHDARFAAAIDLCGPLPLRRKSEGFAELLSAIVSQQVSVASANAIWGRMVEAGLDTAPQVAAASEEDLRAVGLSRQKIRYAHALAAAGIDFDALRQLPDAEVIATLTQVSGIGTWTAEIYAMFSLGRADVFAHGDLALQEGARILLDLPERPKPAAMRRIAEAWSPWRSVAARVLWAYYRVAKDREGIR from the coding sequence ATGACAGGATCGAAAAATCCGGATGCAGCGGGGGCATTCAATGTCGGACGGATCATCACCAGTGACGCCTGTGTGCGCGAAGGAGCAGCTTGGCTGGCCGATCACGACGCGCGATTTGCCGCCGCGATTGACCTCTGCGGACCGCTGCCCCTGCGCCGCAAATCCGAGGGGTTTGCCGAGTTGCTGAGCGCGATTGTCAGCCAGCAGGTCAGCGTGGCCTCAGCCAATGCGATCTGGGGGCGGATGGTTGAGGCCGGGCTGGATACAGCACCGCAGGTAGCAGCGGCCAGCGAGGAGGATTTGCGTGCCGTGGGTCTCAGCCGTCAGAAAATTCGTTACGCCCACGCCCTTGCTGCGGCCGGTATTGATTTTGACGCGCTGCGCCAGCTGCCGGATGCCGAGGTGATTGCGACCCTGACGCAAGTGTCGGGCATCGGCACCTGGACGGCGGAAATCTATGCGATGTTCTCGCTTGGGCGGGCCGATGTCTTTGCCCATGGCGATCTGGCGCTGCAAGAGGGCGCGCGGATCCTGCTCGACCTGCCGGAGCGGCCCAAACCCGCCGCGATGCGCCGCATCGCCGAGGCATGGTCGCCGTGGCGGTCGGTTGCGGCGCGCGTGCTCTGGGCCTATTACCGGGTGGCAAAGGACAGGGAAGGGATCCGATGA
- a CDS encoding MFS transporter, translating into MTDSLPLPDDRIAKRNVVILVLAQAFLGAQMPMIFTIGGLAGQSLASNACFATLPISLIVAGSMLAATPISAIMQRYGRKVGFFVGAAGGTLGGVIGAYGLYLGSFPIFLFGSFLTGIYMSAQGFYRFAATDTASDAFRPKAISYVMAGGLLSAIIGPQIVKATSQAFVIPFLGTYMAVVAVNVLGAILFLFLKIPKPPVPSEDAPKGRSRLELLRTPTIAVAVICAMVSYALMNLVMTSTPLAVVGCGFTEGSAADVVTAHVLAMYVPSFFTGHLIARFGVEKVVGAGLVILAAAGAVALQGVDLENFFVALVLLGIGWNFGFIGATTMLAGAHESYERGRMQGLNDLLVFGGVTFASLASGGLMNCSGGSAVEGWTAVNMAMAPFLVLAGGALLWLALKPRAVRDM; encoded by the coding sequence ATGACTGACAGCCTCCCCCTCCCCGACGACCGCATCGCCAAACGCAATGTTGTCATTCTCGTGCTTGCGCAGGCCTTTCTGGGTGCGCAGATGCCGATGATTTTCACCATTGGTGGTCTCGCAGGTCAATCGCTTGCCAGCAATGCCTGTTTCGCGACGCTGCCGATTTCGCTGATCGTCGCCGGTTCCATGCTGGCGGCCACGCCGATCTCTGCGATCATGCAGCGGTATGGGCGCAAGGTGGGCTTCTTCGTGGGCGCCGCTGGTGGCACGCTTGGCGGTGTCATTGGGGCCTATGGGCTCTACCTTGGTTCCTTCCCCATCTTCCTGTTTGGCAGCTTCCTGACCGGTATCTACATGAGCGCGCAAGGTTTTTACCGCTTTGCCGCCACTGACACCGCGTCCGATGCGTTTCGGCCCAAGGCAATTTCTTATGTGATGGCGGGCGGGTTGCTCTCAGCCATTATTGGCCCGCAGATCGTCAAGGCGACCAGCCAAGCCTTTGTGATCCCCTTCCTCGGCACCTATATGGCCGTGGTCGCAGTCAATGTTCTGGGCGCCATCCTGTTTCTGTTCCTCAAGATCCCCAAACCCCCGGTGCCCAGCGAGGACGCGCCCAAGGGACGCAGCCGTCTGGAGCTGCTGCGCACACCCACCATCGCCGTGGCCGTGATCTGTGCAATGGTGTCCTACGCGCTGATGAACTTAGTGATGACCTCCACCCCGCTGGCGGTTGTTGGCTGTGGCTTTACCGAAGGCAGCGCGGCTGACGTGGTGACCGCCCACGTGCTGGCAATGTATGTGCCTTCCTTCTTTACCGGTCATCTGATTGCGCGTTTCGGCGTTGAAAAGGTTGTTGGCGCCGGCCTTGTGATTCTTGCCGCAGCCGGGGCTGTCGCGCTGCAGGGCGTGGATCTGGAAAATTTCTTTGTCGCCTTGGTCTTGCTGGGCATTGGCTGGAACTTTGGCTTCATTGGTGCAACCACCATGCTGGCAGGCGCACATGAGAGCTATGAGCGCGGCCGGATGCAGGGGCTGAATGATCTCTTGGTCTTTGGCGGCGTCACCTTTGCCTCGCTGGCCTCGGGCGGGCTGATGAACTGTTCAGGCGGTAGTGCGGTCGAAGGCTGGACCGCCGTGAACATGGCGATGGCGCCCTTCCTGGTCCTGGCGGGCGGCGCGCTCTTGTGGCTTGCGTTGAAACCCCGAGCTGTACGTGACATGTGA
- a CDS encoding squalene/phytoene synthase family protein — protein sequence MTTFDDDLIACADLVQKGDPDRFATVMASPVSTRAALFAIYAFNLELARAPWASTEAMIAEMRVQWWRDVGAEIAAGGPVRRHFVATPLARVLRPDLAVHIDAMAEARRWDIYRDPFEDEAALADHIDKTTGSLMWMAAATLGARDQTLVRRFAYGVGVANWLRAIPKLVAEKRVPLLDGTPEGVRALAQDGLAALKEARANRGAMAASSLPALLPGWQADKILQQAVAVPQRVADGALGTSEFRRRTSLIYRVSTGRW from the coding sequence ATGACGACATTTGATGACGACCTGATTGCCTGCGCCGATCTGGTGCAGAAAGGCGATCCCGACCGTTTTGCGACGGTGATGGCCTCGCCAGTCTCTACGCGCGCCGCCCTGTTTGCGATTTACGCGTTTAATCTGGAATTGGCGCGGGCACCCTGGGCCTCAACCGAGGCAATGATTGCCGAAATGCGTGTGCAGTGGTGGCGCGACGTCGGCGCCGAGATTGCCGCCGGTGGCCCTGTGCGTCGACATTTTGTCGCGACACCACTGGCCAGGGTGCTGCGGCCTGACCTCGCGGTGCATATTGATGCGATGGCAGAGGCCCGGCGCTGGGACATCTACCGAGATCCGTTTGAGGATGAGGCGGCACTGGCGGATCACATCGACAAGACCACAGGCTCGCTCATGTGGATGGCAGCGGCGACGCTGGGGGCACGTGATCAGACACTAGTGCGCCGGTTCGCCTATGGGGTCGGCGTCGCCAATTGGCTGCGCGCAATTCCCAAATTAGTTGCAGAGAAGCGCGTGCCGCTTCTGGATGGCACCCCCGAGGGAGTACGGGCACTGGCCCAGGATGGCCTTGCGGCGTTGAAAGAAGCCCGCGCCAATCGGGGAGCGATGGCGGCATCTTCGCTGCCGGCGCTCCTGCCAGGCTGGCAGGCGGACAAGATCCTGCAACAGGCCGTCGCCGTGCCGCAACGGGTTGCAGATGGCGCCTTGGGGACAAGTGAATTCCGCCGTCGCACCAGTCTGATCTATCGGGTCTCGACCGGGCGCTGGTAG
- the cimA gene encoding citramalate synthase, protein MTKERLYLYDTTLRDGQQTQGVQFSTTEKVQIATALDGLGVDYIEGGWPGANPTDSGFFDAAPRTRATMTAFGMTKRAGRSAENDDVLAAVMNAGTGAVCLVGKSHDYHVTHALGITLEENLDNIRASIAHLVAQGREALFDAEHFFDGYKDNPDYALAACRAALEAGARWVVLCDTNGGTLPGDVGRIVAEVIAAGLPGDHLGIHTHNDTENAVACSLAAVDAGARQIQGTLNGLGERCGNANLTTLIPTLLLKQPYADQFDIGVSHEGLSSLTALSRMLDEILNRVPTKQAAYVGASAFAHKAGLHASAILKDPSTYEHIDPALVGNARIIPMSNQAGQSNLRRRLSEAGLRVENGDPALARILERIKTREAEGYSYDTAQASFEILAREELGQLPSFFEVKRYKVTVERRKNKYDRMVSLSEAVVVVKVDGQKLLSVSESLDETGSDRGPVNALAKALTKDLGQYSKALGDMRLVDFKVRITQGGTEAVTRVIIDSEDGAGRRWSTVGVSANIIDASFEALLDAIRWKLLRDTDAGGVGV, encoded by the coding sequence ATGACCAAAGAACGTCTTTACCTCTATGACACCACGCTGCGCGATGGGCAGCAGACCCAGGGTGTGCAGTTTTCGACCACTGAGAAGGTGCAGATTGCCACGGCGCTGGACGGGCTTGGGGTGGACTATATCGAAGGGGGCTGGCCCGGCGCCAATCCGACTGACAGCGGGTTCTTTGATGCAGCCCCGCGGACGCGCGCGACCATGACCGCCTTTGGCATGACCAAACGGGCCGGGCGGTCCGCGGAAAACGACGATGTTCTGGCGGCGGTGATGAATGCGGGCACCGGGGCGGTCTGTCTGGTGGGCAAGAGCCATGACTATCACGTAACCCACGCGCTGGGGATCACGCTTGAGGAGAACCTCGACAATATCCGCGCCTCCATCGCACATCTTGTGGCGCAGGGGCGCGAGGCGCTGTTTGACGCCGAACATTTCTTTGACGGCTATAAGGACAACCCGGATTACGCGCTGGCAGCATGCCGTGCCGCGCTTGAGGCGGGCGCGCGCTGGGTGGTGCTGTGCGATACCAATGGCGGCACCTTGCCGGGGGACGTGGGGCGGATCGTGGCGGAGGTGATCGCGGCCGGGTTGCCGGGGGATCATTTGGGTATTCACACCCATAATGACACCGAAAATGCGGTGGCCTGTTCGCTGGCGGCTGTGGATGCAGGCGCGCGGCAGATCCAAGGTACGCTGAACGGTCTGGGGGAGCGCTGCGGCAATGCCAATCTGACAACGCTGATCCCCACATTACTGCTGAAACAGCCCTATGCGGACCAATTCGACATCGGTGTCAGCCACGAGGGCTTGAGCTCGCTGACCGCGCTCAGCCGGATGTTGGATGAGATCCTGAACCGGGTACCAACGAAACAGGCCGCTTATGTTGGGGCCTCCGCCTTTGCCCATAAGGCCGGGCTGCATGCCAGCGCGATCCTGAAGGATCCGAGCACCTACGAACATATTGACCCGGCATTGGTTGGCAATGCGCGTATCATTCCGATGTCCAATCAGGCAGGGCAGTCCAATCTGCGCCGTCGCCTGTCGGAGGCCGGTCTGCGCGTTGAGAACGGCGACCCGGCGCTGGCGCGAATTCTGGAGCGGATCAAAACCCGTGAGGCCGAGGGGTATTCCTATGATACCGCGCAGGCCTCGTTCGAGATCTTGGCGCGCGAGGAGCTGGGGCAGCTTCCAAGTTTCTTTGAGGTGAAGCGCTATAAGGTCACGGTAGAGCGGCGTAAGAACAAGTATGACCGGATGGTCTCCCTCTCTGAGGCGGTTGTGGTCGTCAAGGTGGATGGGCAAAAGCTGCTGTCGGTGAGTGAATCGCTGGACGAGACCGGTAGCGACCGGGGTCCGGTGAACGCGCTGGCCAAGGCACTGACGAAGGATCTGGGCCAGTATTCCAAGGCGCTGGGTGATATGCGGCTGGTTGATTTCAAAGTGCGCATCACCCAAGGCGGCACCGAGGCGGTGACACGGGTCATTATCGACAGCGAAGATGGCGCCGGGCGACGCTGGTCCACCGTTGGCGTCAGCGCGAACATAATAGATGCCTCGTTTGAGGCGCTGCTGGATGCGATCCGCTGGAAGCTGCTGCGCGACACCGATGCCGGAGGCGTTGGCGTCTGA
- the cysS gene encoding cysteine--tRNA ligase, translating into MTTIKLHNTRTRGKEVLDPLNPDDVRLYLCGPTVYDRAHLGNARPVVVFDVLYRLLRHVYGTNHVTYARNFTDVDDKINATALARKEAGAPGTLEELVQERTEETISWYLADMGELGALEPDHMPRATAYIPQMIAMIEDLIAKGHAYADGAGHVLFSVKSYKDYGALSGRSVDDMIAGARVEVADNKRDPMDFVLWKPSTDELPGWDSPWDRGRPGWHIECSAMSHELFGDSFDIHGGGNDLMFPHHENEIAQSCCAHPEGDFAKIWLHNEMLQVEGKKMSKSLGNFFTVRDLLDQGYPGEVIRLVFLQTHYRKPMDWTDKKAKEAEATLRKWRVLTTGIEPAPTAAAAVIEALSDDLNTAGALAELHKLASTETAADLLTSARLLGLLTDDLGTWAQDEDHDLSHYENKLFEARQLAMETKNFAEVDRLKSTLVDAGVEVRMSKTGVELVPGPSFDASKLDAI; encoded by the coding sequence ATGACGACGATCAAGCTGCACAACACCCGCACCAGAGGCAAAGAGGTGCTGGACCCGCTCAATCCCGACGATGTGCGCCTCTACCTCTGCGGACCTACGGTTTATGACCGTGCCCATCTGGGCAATGCGCGTCCTGTGGTGGTTTTTGATGTGCTCTATCGCCTGTTGCGCCACGTCTACGGCACCAATCACGTCACCTATGCACGCAATTTCACCGATGTGGATGACAAGATCAACGCAACCGCGCTGGCCCGGAAGGAAGCGGGCGCGCCGGGCACGCTGGAAGAGCTGGTGCAGGAGCGCACGGAAGAGACCATCAGCTGGTATCTGGCCGATATGGGAGAGTTGGGTGCGCTGGAGCCGGATCACATGCCGCGCGCAACCGCCTATATTCCGCAGATGATCGCGATGATCGAAGACTTGATTGCCAAGGGCCATGCCTACGCCGATGGCGCGGGACATGTGCTGTTCTCGGTCAAGAGCTACAAGGATTACGGCGCGCTGTCCGGCCGGTCGGTGGATGACATGATTGCCGGGGCGCGGGTTGAAGTGGCCGATAACAAACGCGATCCGATGGATTTCGTGCTGTGGAAGCCCTCCACCGATGAGCTGCCGGGCTGGGACAGCCCCTGGGACCGGGGTCGTCCGGGTTGGCATATCGAATGCTCCGCCATGAGCCACGAGCTGTTTGGCGACAGTTTCGACATTCACGGCGGCGGCAATGATCTGATGTTCCCGCATCACGAGAATGAAATTGCGCAAAGCTGCTGTGCCCATCCGGAAGGCGATTTTGCAAAAATCTGGCTGCACAATGAGATGCTGCAAGTCGAAGGCAAGAAGATGTCCAAGTCTCTGGGCAACTTTTTCACCGTGCGCGACCTCTTGGATCAGGGCTATCCGGGGGAGGTGATCCGGTTGGTATTTTTGCAAACCCACTATCGCAAGCCGATGGATTGGACCGACAAAAAGGCAAAGGAAGCAGAGGCAACGCTGCGCAAGTGGCGCGTGCTGACCACGGGCATCGAGCCCGCGCCCACCGCTGCTGCCGCGGTCATCGAAGCACTGTCTGATGATCTCAATACCGCCGGGGCCTTGGCGGAACTGCACAAGTTGGCCTCCACTGAGACGGCTGCTGATCTCTTGACCTCAGCCCGCCTTCTGGGTTTGCTGACAGATGATTTGGGAACTTGGGCGCAAGATGAAGATCACGACTTAAGCCACTATGAAAATAAACTTTTTGAGGCGCGTCAGCTGGCAATGGAGACCAAGAATTTTGCGGAAGTTGACCGGTTGAAATCGACCTTGGTTGATGCCGGGGTTGAGGTTCGGATGAGTAAGACCGGCGTTGAATTGGTGCCCGGCCCGTCGTTTGATGCCAGCAAACTGGACGCGATCTAG